A window of the Yersinia rochesterensis genome harbors these coding sequences:
- a CDS encoding DUF2164 domain-containing protein, which produces MAEMTFTREQTQRMTYKLQRYLEQEHNIELEDFDTEFLLQFISRELGAHFYNQGINDAITQIEAKMLDISDAILWLEKPVQD; this is translated from the coding sequence ATGGCAGAGATGACGTTTACCCGCGAACAAACACAGCGGATGACCTACAAACTTCAGCGTTACCTGGAGCAAGAACACAATATTGAGTTGGAGGATTTTGACACGGAGTTTTTACTGCAATTTATCAGCCGTGAGTTAGGTGCGCATTTTTACAATCAGGGAATCAATGACGCCATCACGCAAATCGAAGCAAAAATGCTCGATATCAGTGACGCCATATTGTGGTTGGAAAAACCCGTGCAAGACTAA
- a CDS encoding FdhF/YdeP family oxidoreductase gives MKFKSTIKPYTGAAGGWGSLEATTRFVLDSKQALKNIRNLLRVNQVKGFDCPGCAWGDDNHSTFSFCENGAKAVSWEATRKAVEPEFFAEHSLTTLRQQSDYFLEYQGRITHPMRYNPDTDRYQPISWESALELIAKHINGLDSPNQLELYTSGRASNEASYLYQLFGRILGTNNFPDCSNMCHEASGTGLKQSIGVGKGTIRMQDFELADAIFVFGQNPGTNHPRMLHSLRHAKDRGARIVSFNTLRERGLERFADPQNPIEMLTPKSSPISSAYFQPNLGGDMAAVRGMVKALLETHRHQRVQGLPGLFDETFIVTHTQGIDDYLAAVDSTSWAQITQQSGLTEEQIRHAADIYQHADRVILTWAMGITQHKHSVITVRELANLQLLFGQLGKPGAGLCPVRGHSNVQGNRTMGIDEKPSAAMLARLGQHFGFTPPQAAGHNTVEALEAMLRGEVNVLIALGGNLAAAAPDTARTAQALRRCDLTVHISTKLNRSHLITGTEALILPTLGRTERDMQASGSQFITVEDSFSMVHASEGVGKPLAETQYAETAIVCGIANAVFAQKPAEGKALNWLALADDYNLIRDHIAATTPGFDDFNARCEQPGGFYLGSAAADMQFATPSGKAEFCASILPESLFPQIAGVPVPFVLQTLRSHDQYNTTIYGLDDRYRGVYGQREVLFINPQDLAELALEDGDLVEIETLWNDGITRKVSGFKLVSYDIPRGNLAAYYPETNPLVPLSSFGDETHTPTSKSVPVTVRRWQQPQTLRIA, from the coding sequence ATGAAATTTAAATCGACCATAAAACCCTACACTGGCGCGGCTGGTGGCTGGGGTTCTCTTGAAGCAACCACGCGCTTTGTGCTCGACAGCAAGCAAGCATTGAAAAATATCCGTAACCTGTTACGCGTCAATCAGGTTAAAGGCTTTGACTGCCCCGGCTGCGCATGGGGAGATGACAATCACAGCACTTTCAGTTTTTGTGAGAATGGGGCTAAAGCGGTCAGTTGGGAAGCCACTCGCAAGGCGGTGGAGCCGGAGTTTTTTGCTGAACATAGCCTTACGACGCTGCGCCAACAAAGTGACTATTTCCTTGAATATCAAGGGCGAATTACTCACCCTATGCGCTATAACCCCGACACTGACCGCTATCAACCGATCAGTTGGGAAAGCGCCCTTGAATTAATTGCTAAGCATATTAATGGGCTGGATAGTCCAAATCAATTGGAGCTGTATACCTCAGGCCGCGCCAGTAATGAAGCTTCCTACCTTTATCAGCTATTTGGCCGCATTTTGGGGACAAATAACTTCCCAGATTGCTCAAATATGTGCCATGAAGCCAGTGGCACTGGGCTGAAACAGAGTATTGGGGTGGGTAAAGGCACCATTCGTATGCAGGATTTTGAGCTAGCTGATGCCATTTTTGTCTTCGGGCAGAATCCGGGCACTAATCACCCAAGAATGTTACACAGTTTGCGCCATGCAAAAGACCGCGGGGCGCGGATTGTCAGCTTCAATACCTTGCGCGAACGCGGGTTAGAACGTTTTGCTGACCCACAAAATCCGATTGAAATGTTGACGCCAAAATCCTCGCCGATCAGTTCTGCCTATTTTCAGCCAAACCTTGGCGGTGATATGGCGGCAGTGCGCGGTATGGTGAAAGCGCTACTGGAAACCCATCGCCATCAACGGGTACAAGGGTTGCCCGGCTTATTCGATGAAACCTTTATTGTTACGCACACCCAAGGAATTGATGATTATCTGGCGGCGGTTGATAGTACCTCATGGGCGCAGATTACCCAGCAATCGGGCCTAACGGAGGAGCAAATACGCCACGCGGCAGATATTTATCAGCATGCAGATCGGGTGATTTTGACGTGGGCGATGGGTATCACCCAGCATAAACACTCGGTGATAACCGTCAGAGAGTTAGCCAACCTGCAACTGTTGTTTGGTCAGTTAGGCAAACCCGGTGCCGGTTTATGCCCGGTTCGCGGCCACAGTAATGTGCAAGGCAACCGTACCATGGGGATTGATGAAAAACCCTCTGCCGCGATGTTAGCGCGCTTAGGCCAGCATTTTGGTTTCACCCCACCGCAAGCCGCCGGCCATAATACTGTGGAAGCGCTGGAGGCGATGCTGCGCGGTGAAGTTAACGTGTTGATTGCCCTGGGGGGTAATTTAGCCGCCGCTGCTCCGGATACCGCGCGCACCGCGCAAGCATTGCGCCGTTGTGACCTAACTGTGCATATCAGCACCAAACTGAATCGCAGCCACCTGATTACCGGCACTGAAGCCCTGATCCTGCCAACATTGGGCCGCACAGAGCGCGATATGCAAGCCAGCGGTTCGCAATTTATTACAGTAGAAGATTCATTTAGCATGGTGCATGCCTCTGAGGGCGTGGGTAAACCGCTGGCGGAGACTCAATACGCTGAAACGGCTATTGTTTGCGGTATCGCTAACGCGGTTTTTGCTCAAAAACCCGCTGAAGGTAAAGCGCTGAATTGGCTGGCATTAGCCGATGATTACAACTTAATTCGCGACCATATTGCCGCCACTACTCCCGGCTTTGATGATTTCAATGCCCGTTGCGAGCAACCGGGTGGCTTCTATCTGGGCAGTGCCGCTGCCGACATGCAATTTGCCACCCCCAGTGGTAAAGCCGAGTTTTGCGCATCCATATTGCCAGAGAGTTTGTTCCCGCAGATTGCTGGCGTGCCCGTTCCCTTTGTGCTGCAAACCTTGCGCTCGCATGACCAATACAACACCACCATTTATGGCCTCGATGACCGCTATCGCGGGGTGTACGGTCAACGGGAAGTGCTGTTTATTAACCCACAAGATTTGGCCGAGCTGGCCTTGGAAGATGGTGATTTAGTCGAAATTGAAACCCTGTGGAATGACGGAATCACCCGAAAAGTCAGTGGATTCAAACTGGTGAGCTATGATATTCCGCGCGGGAATCTGGCGGCCTATTACCCTGAAACCAACCCGCTGGTGCCCTTGTCCAGCTTTGGTGATGAGACCCACACACCCACCTCAAAATCCGTGCCGGTGACCGTGCGCCGTTGGCAACAGCCGCAAACACTGCGCATTGCTTGA
- the osmB gene encoding osmotically-inducible lipoprotein OsmB, with protein MMIINKRFATAALALTLALSLSACSNMSKRDRNTAIGAGAGAVGGAVLTGSTLGTLGGAAIGGVIGHQVGK; from the coding sequence ATGATGATAATCAATAAACGATTTGCTACTGCCGCGCTGGCACTCACTCTGGCTTTATCTCTATCCGCCTGTTCTAACATGTCCAAACGTGACCGTAATACCGCGATTGGTGCCGGGGCCGGTGCCGTTGGCGGTGCAGTCTTGACGGGCAGTACACTAGGGACGTTAGGTGGTGCTGCTATTGGTGGGGTTATTGGTCATCAGGTCGGTAAATAA
- a CDS encoding DNA-binding transcriptional regulator YciT, producing the protein MNLRQQTILQQVNDRKRVSVSELSQTTQVSEVTIRQDLNLLEKRGFLKRVHGSAVALESDDIDVRMMRYFSMKQKLANHAASLVNDGETIFIESGSSNALLAHQLAKRPAITLVTVSGYIARQLKNSACEVILLGGIYQKKSDSMVGPLTQLCLRHVNFSKAFIGIDGYQMDCGFTGRDMLRADVINSVLAKGAENIILADASKFGQVHQNLLATDSVISRVITDNRLPACYQQQLTAQGIQVDILGE; encoded by the coding sequence ATGAACCTAAGACAACAAACAATTTTACAGCAAGTGAATGACCGTAAGCGGGTTAGCGTTAGCGAATTATCGCAAACGACCCAGGTATCGGAAGTGACTATTCGGCAAGATCTTAATCTGCTGGAGAAACGGGGTTTTCTCAAGCGCGTGCACGGCTCTGCTGTTGCCCTTGAAAGTGATGATATTGATGTTCGTATGATGCGCTATTTTTCTATGAAACAAAAACTGGCCAATCATGCAGCCTCGTTGGTCAATGACGGCGAAACAATATTTATTGAAAGCGGCAGCAGTAACGCCCTATTGGCCCATCAGTTGGCAAAACGGCCGGCCATCACGCTGGTGACAGTCAGCGGTTATATTGCACGGCAATTAAAAAACTCCGCCTGTGAAGTCATTCTATTGGGGGGGATTTATCAGAAGAAAAGTGACAGCATGGTCGGCCCATTGACACAACTGTGTTTGCGTCATGTGAATTTCAGTAAAGCATTTATCGGCATTGATGGCTATCAGATGGACTGCGGGTTCACCGGCCGTGACATGTTACGCGCCGATGTGATTAACAGTGTGCTGGCAAAAGGTGCCGAAAATATCATCCTGGCGGATGCCTCTAAATTTGGTCAGGTACATCAAAATTTGCTGGCCACTGACTCAGTTATCAGCAGAGTGATTACCGATAATCGCCTGCCCGCGTGCTATCAACAGCAGTTGACGGCGCAAGGAATTCAAGTCGACATTTTGGGCGAGTAA
- a CDS encoding YbdD/YjiX family protein produces the protein MANVGIPLRRQHPNLLHNRPLSAGPRQITRCIPLVPIATRPTTLWAWVRLITRRVAQSFRLMVGVQDYGNYVNHMRRHHPETPPMTERDFHRYCLEARFPSEAGKLGKCPC, from the coding sequence GTGGCTAATGTAGGTATCCCACTGCGCAGGCAGCACCCTAATCTGTTGCATAACCGGCCATTATCCGCTGGGCCGCGTCAGATTACACGCTGCATACCGCTGGTTCCCATAGCAACTCGCCCGACCACGTTGTGGGCTTGGGTACGTCTGATTACACGCCGGGTGGCACAAAGTTTTCGCTTGATGGTGGGAGTGCAGGATTATGGCAATTATGTCAATCATATGCGCCGTCATCATCCCGAGACACCGCCCATGACCGAGCGTGACTTCCACCGTTATTGTCTGGAGGCCCGTTTCCCGAGTGAAGCGGGTAAGTTGGGGAAATGCCCTTGCTAG
- the pyrF gene encoding orotidine-5'-phosphate decarboxylase gives MTSATKTNNSGSISSPIVVALDYANKDAALAFADRVNPRDCRLKVGKEMFTLYGPQLVRDLHQRGFEVFLDLKFHDIPNTTARAVAAAAELGVWMVNVHASGGARMMSAAKEALLPYGPQAPLLIAVTVLTSMDGEDLRDIGINITPAEQAERLAKLTWDCGLDGVVCSAHEAVRLKQVCGEDFKLVTPGIRPEGSDAGDQRRIMTPPQAVVAGVDYMVIGRPITQSPDPEKALTDILASLPKGAQ, from the coding sequence ATGACGTCTGCAACTAAAACTAATAACAGTGGCTCAATATCTTCCCCGATTGTTGTCGCACTGGATTATGCCAATAAAGACGCGGCGCTAGCCTTTGCTGATCGTGTTAACCCGCGAGATTGCCGGTTAAAGGTGGGCAAAGAGATGTTTACCTTATATGGCCCGCAATTGGTACGTGATCTGCATCAACGCGGCTTTGAAGTGTTTCTTGATTTGAAATTCCACGATATTCCTAACACCACCGCCCGTGCTGTCGCGGCGGCAGCGGAACTCGGCGTGTGGATGGTGAATGTCCATGCTAGCGGCGGGGCGCGTATGATGAGCGCAGCAAAAGAGGCTTTATTGCCCTACGGGCCGCAAGCGCCGTTACTGATTGCCGTGACCGTGCTCACTAGTATGGATGGTGAAGATTTACGTGATATTGGCATTAACATCACCCCAGCGGAACAGGCTGAGCGGTTGGCGAAATTGACGTGGGATTGCGGTTTAGACGGCGTGGTGTGCTCTGCCCATGAAGCGGTGCGGCTAAAACAAGTGTGCGGTGAGGATTTCAAACTGGTCACTCCGGGGATCCGCCCTGAAGGCAGTGATGCGGGTGATCAGCGCCGCATTATGACACCGCCACAAGCCGTGGTAGCCGGGGTGGATTATATGGTGATAGGGCGTCCGATCACCCAATCTCCTGATCCTGAAAAAGCCCTGACTGATATTTTGGCGTCGCTACCTAAGGGGGCACAATGA
- the araD gene encoding L-ribulose-5-phosphate 4-epimerase — MLNELKQQVLAANLALPRHNLVTFTWGNVSAVDRNRGLLVIKPSGVEYDVMTVDDMVVVELDSGKVVEGSKKPSSDTDTHRALYLNFPQIGGIVHTHSRHATIWAQAGLDLPAWGTTHADYFYGTIPCTRLMTPEEIAGRYEWETGNVIVETFQQRGIKPEDVPAVLVNSHGPFAWGSSADNAVHNAVVLEELAYMGIFSRQLNAQLADMQPQLLDKHYLRKHGKNAYYGQ; from the coding sequence ATGCTCAACGAACTGAAGCAGCAGGTACTCGCCGCTAATTTGGCATTACCGCGCCATAATCTGGTCACTTTCACGTGGGGAAATGTCAGTGCCGTCGACCGAAATCGTGGGCTTTTGGTGATTAAACCTTCGGGCGTGGAATATGATGTCATGACGGTTGACGATATGGTGGTCGTGGAGTTGGACAGCGGAAAAGTGGTGGAGGGCAGCAAGAAACCCTCGTCGGATACCGATACTCACCGGGCGCTTTACCTTAATTTCCCACAAATCGGCGGTATTGTTCACACCCATTCACGCCATGCCACCATCTGGGCGCAAGCCGGTTTAGATTTACCCGCCTGGGGCACCACTCATGCGGATTATTTCTATGGCACTATTCCCTGTACCCGTTTGATGACCCCGGAAGAGATTGCTGGTCGTTATGAGTGGGAGACCGGTAATGTCATTGTCGAAACTTTCCAACAACGCGGTATTAAGCCAGAAGATGTGCCCGCCGTTTTAGTGAATTCGCACGGGCCATTTGCCTGGGGAAGCAGTGCTGATAACGCGGTGCACAATGCGGTGGTGTTAGAAGAATTGGCTTATATGGGCATTTTCTCTCGCCAGTTGAACGCGCAATTGGCGGATATGCAGCCGCAATTGTTGGATAAACATTACCTGCGCAAACACGGGAAAAATGCCTATTATGGGCAATAA
- the yciH gene encoding stress response translation initiation inhibitor YciH, producing the protein MSDDNSRLVYSTDTGRITEPEVKPQRPKGDGIVRIQRQTSGRKGKGVCLITGIDGSDELLEKLAAELKKKCGCGGALKDGVIEIQGDKRDLLKQLLEAKGMKVKLAGG; encoded by the coding sequence ATGAGTGATGATAATAGCCGCTTAGTGTATTCAACTGACACTGGCCGTATCACCGAACCCGAGGTAAAACCGCAGCGACCTAAGGGCGATGGTATTGTTCGCATCCAGCGCCAAACCAGTGGCCGCAAAGGAAAGGGCGTGTGTCTGATTACCGGTATTGATGGTAGTGATGAACTGCTAGAAAAATTGGCGGCAGAACTGAAGAAAAAGTGCGGTTGTGGCGGTGCGCTGAAAGACGGCGTGATTGAAATTCAAGGAGATAAGCGCGATCTGCTCAAACAATTGCTCGAAGCCAAAGGGATGAAAGTCAAACTGGCGGGTGGGTGA
- a CDS encoding carbon starvation CstA family protein: MKNVKTVVIWLTVALIGAFAFAMLALSRGENVNAIWLVIASVACYSIAYRFYSLFIAKNIFELDDRRLTPAERRNDGLDYVPTNKWVLFGHHFAAIAGAGPLVGPILAAQMGFLPGTIWILVGVMMAGAVQDFLILFISTRRDGRSLGEMAKQELGAFAGIITMLGALGVMIIILSALALVVVKALADSPWGLFTIAATIPIALFMGVYMRFLRPGKIAEVSLIGFVLMMAAIIYGGNIAVHPYWGPFFTLHGTTLTWVLVIYGFIASVLPVWLLLAPRDYLSTFLKIGVIIGLAVGIVFAMPEMKMPAVSRFIDGSGPVFSGSLFPFLFITIACGAISGFHALVASGTTPKLIERESHIRFIGYGAMLMESFVAIMALICASVIDPGVYFAMNSPAALIGTTVESAALAINSWGFVVTPETLAMVAKDVGENSILSRAGGAPTFAVGMAHIISEVFNSRNMMAFWYHFAILFEAMFILTAVDAGTRACRFMVQDLVGVVVPSLANNRSWLGNLSGTTVAVACWGFFVYQGVVDPLGGINTLWPLFGIGNQMLASMALILGTVVLFKMKKQRYAWVTILPTIWLFITSMTAGWQKIFHEKPSIGFLAQAKKFSAGVEQGVLIAPAKSIKDMETIVFNNQINAALCAFFMLVAVTMLISSFFVIRRALKSSKPTTHETEVVFREETVRG, from the coding sequence ATGAAGAACGTCAAGACTGTCGTCATATGGCTGACCGTGGCGTTAATTGGTGCATTTGCTTTTGCCATGCTGGCACTGAGCCGAGGCGAGAATGTCAACGCCATCTGGTTGGTGATTGCATCGGTAGCTTGTTACAGCATCGCTTATCGTTTTTACAGCCTGTTTATCGCCAAGAATATCTTTGAACTGGATGACCGCCGTTTAACCCCCGCTGAGCGGCGTAATGATGGTCTGGATTATGTTCCAACCAATAAATGGGTGCTTTTCGGTCACCACTTTGCCGCTATTGCTGGTGCAGGGCCGCTAGTTGGGCCTATTTTAGCCGCACAAATGGGCTTCTTACCCGGCACTATCTGGATTCTGGTGGGGGTGATGATGGCCGGTGCGGTGCAGGACTTCTTGATCCTGTTCATCTCCACCCGCCGCGATGGCCGCTCATTGGGGGAAATGGCAAAACAAGAATTAGGGGCTTTTGCCGGTATTATCACCATGTTAGGCGCATTGGGGGTGATGATCATCATCTTGTCCGCACTGGCCTTAGTGGTGGTAAAAGCTTTGGCAGACAGCCCGTGGGGTCTGTTCACCATTGCGGCTACCATCCCAATCGCGCTGTTTATGGGCGTGTATATGCGCTTTCTGCGCCCGGGTAAAATTGCCGAAGTGTCATTAATTGGTTTTGTGTTAATGATGGCGGCAATTATTTACGGTGGGAATATTGCGGTTCATCCTTATTGGGGGCCATTCTTCACCTTACACGGCACTACCCTAACTTGGGTGCTGGTTATTTATGGTTTTATTGCCTCCGTGCTGCCGGTATGGCTGCTGCTGGCACCGCGAGATTATTTATCGACCTTCCTGAAAATCGGCGTCATTATCGGTTTGGCAGTGGGTATTGTGTTCGCCATGCCAGAAATGAAAATGCCCGCCGTCTCGCGCTTTATTGATGGCAGCGGCCCGGTATTCTCCGGCAGCTTGTTCCCATTCCTGTTTATCACCATCGCCTGTGGCGCGATTTCGGGCTTCCATGCGCTGGTTGCCAGTGGCACCACGCCGAAACTGATTGAACGCGAAAGCCACATTCGCTTTATCGGATATGGCGCGATGCTGATGGAGTCATTCGTCGCCATTATGGCGCTGATTTGTGCATCGGTTATTGATCCGGGCGTTTATTTTGCGATGAACTCCCCGGCGGCGCTGATTGGCACCACGGTAGAAAGTGCCGCGTTAGCTATCAACAGCTGGGGATTTGTCGTCACTCCTGAAACTCTGGCTATGGTTGCCAAAGATGTCGGCGAGAACTCGATATTGTCTCGTGCTGGCGGCGCGCCGACCTTTGCCGTCGGGATGGCGCATATCATTAGCGAAGTCTTTAATAGCCGCAATATGATGGCATTCTGGTATCACTTCGCCATTCTGTTTGAGGCGATGTTTATTCTGACCGCCGTTGATGCCGGAACCCGTGCTTGCCGCTTTATGGTGCAGGATTTGGTGGGGGTGGTAGTGCCGAGTCTGGCGAATAACCGCTCCTGGTTGGGTAACTTATCCGGCACCACCGTGGCCGTGGCTTGCTGGGGCTTCTTTGTTTACCAAGGGGTGGTCGATCCACTGGGCGGCATCAATACCCTGTGGCCATTGTTTGGCATCGGTAACCAAATGCTGGCATCAATGGCGCTGATTTTAGGGACTGTCGTCCTGTTTAAAATGAAGAAGCAGCGCTATGCTTGGGTAACCATCCTGCCAACAATTTGGCTGTTTATTACCTCAATGACGGCAGGCTGGCAGAAGATTTTCCATGAAAAACCGAGTATTGGTTTCCTCGCTCAGGCGAAAAAATTCTCGGCGGGTGTCGAGCAAGGGGTATTGATTGCCCCGGCCAAGAGCATTAAGGACATGGAAACTATTGTGTTTAACAACCAGATCAACGCCGCCTTGTGCGCCTTCTTTATGCTGGTGGCAGTGACGATGTTAATTTCATCTTTCTTCGTGATTCGGCGCGCGCTGAAATCCAGCAAGCCCACCACGCATGAGACTGAAGTTGTATTCCGTGAGGAGACTGTTCGTGGCTAA
- the fsa gene encoding fructose-6-phosphate aldolase, producing MELYLDTADVAAVKRLARVLPLQGVTTNPSILAKAGKPIWEVLPALRDALGGTGKLFAQVLASDSELMVSEAVLLSQRVPGLVIKVPATAEGLAAIKKLKTMSIPTLGTAVYGAGQGLLSALAGAEYVAPYVNRLDAQGGDGIAMVRELQQLLTLHAPGAKVLAASFRTPRQVLDCLLAGCQSVTIPVDVAEQFISTPAVKAAVEQFEHDWQGAFGSTILS from the coding sequence ATGGAGCTTTATCTCGACACAGCAGATGTGGCCGCAGTTAAACGGCTGGCGCGAGTCCTGCCTTTGCAGGGCGTCACCACCAATCCCAGTATTTTGGCTAAAGCGGGCAAACCTATCTGGGAAGTACTCCCTGCACTGCGCGATGCTTTGGGGGGAACAGGTAAACTTTTTGCACAAGTGTTGGCCAGTGACAGCGAGTTGATGGTGTCGGAGGCCGTTTTACTGTCACAGCGGGTTCCCGGTTTGGTTATCAAAGTGCCCGCCACCGCAGAAGGGTTAGCGGCAATCAAAAAGTTGAAAACGATGTCAATCCCGACATTGGGTACGGCGGTTTACGGTGCCGGACAAGGCCTATTATCGGCTTTAGCCGGGGCTGAATATGTTGCCCCTTATGTTAACCGGTTAGATGCCCAGGGCGGCGATGGCATCGCCATGGTGCGCGAATTACAGCAGTTGCTCACCTTACACGCGCCGGGGGCTAAAGTGTTGGCTGCTAGCTTCCGGACGCCACGGCAGGTACTGGATTGCTTACTGGCGGGATGTCAGTCAGTGACTATTCCTGTGGATGTTGCAGAGCAATTTATCAGTACACCGGCGGTTAAAGCCGCAGTTGAACAGTTTGAACATGATTGGCAGGGCGCATTTGGCTCGACAATCTTGAGCTAG
- a CDS encoding exoribonuclease II: MFQDNPLLAQLKQQLHTQTPRVEGVVKGTEKGFGFLEVDGQKSYFIPPPQMKKVMHGDRIIATLHTDKDREIAEPETLVEPFLSRFVGRVQRKDDRLSIVPDHPLLRDAIQCRPVRELTHDFQTGDWAVAEMRRHPLKGDRAFNADLTAFITDGEDHFVPWWVTLARHNLEREAPAMVESALHDANLQREDLTALNFVTIDSASTEDMDDALHVKDNGDGSLLLTIAIADPTAYVDENSELDLIARKRAFTNYLPGFNIPMLPRDLSDNLCSLRPNERRPVLVCRVTIAADGALGDDIQFSAAWVESKAKLVYDEVSDWLEGQGDWQPQNADIAEQITLLKRVCEARSNWRQAHALVFKDRPDYRFLLGEKGEVLDIIVEHRRIANRIVEECMIAANVCAAIALRDNLGFGIYNVHAGFDPALVEQAANVLQANGVEADPQALLTLPGFCELRRHLDTLPTQFLDSRIRRFQTFAEISTVPGPHFGLGLEAYATWTSPIRKYGDMVNHRLLKAIITGQHAEKPQDEITVQLAERRRLNRMAERDVGDWLYARYLQPMAGTDTRFPAEIIDVTRGGLRVRLLDNGAVAFIPAPFIHAVRDEMVCSQETGTVQIKGETVYSQNDKIEVRIAEVRMETRNVVARPVV; the protein is encoded by the coding sequence ATGTTTCAAGATAACCCGCTGCTGGCGCAGCTAAAACAGCAACTTCACACTCAGACTCCGCGCGTCGAAGGCGTCGTTAAAGGTACTGAGAAAGGCTTTGGCTTTCTTGAGGTAGACGGGCAGAAAAGTTACTTTATTCCGCCGCCACAGATGAAAAAAGTCATGCATGGCGATCGCATTATTGCGACCCTTCATACCGATAAAGATCGTGAAATTGCTGAGCCGGAAACCCTGGTTGAGCCATTTTTATCGCGCTTTGTTGGCCGTGTGCAACGAAAAGATGACCGCCTGTCTATCGTCCCTGACCATCCTCTGCTGCGCGATGCCATTCAATGTCGTCCGGTGCGCGAACTGACGCACGATTTCCAAACCGGTGATTGGGCCGTAGCCGAAATGCGCCGCCATCCATTAAAAGGTGACCGGGCTTTTAATGCTGATCTGACTGCTTTTATTACTGATGGTGAAGATCATTTCGTGCCTTGGTGGGTCACATTAGCGCGCCATAATCTGGAGCGTGAAGCGCCAGCGATGGTGGAATCAGCTCTGCATGATGCCAATCTGCAACGTGAAGATTTGACTGCGCTTAATTTTGTCACTATCGATAGCGCCAGCACCGAAGATATGGATGACGCCTTGCATGTGAAAGACAACGGAGACGGTTCTCTGTTGTTGACCATTGCCATTGCAGACCCTACTGCTTATGTCGATGAGAACAGTGAGTTGGATTTAATTGCCCGCAAACGCGCATTTACCAACTATCTGCCGGGCTTTAATATCCCGATGCTGCCACGCGATTTATCCGACAATCTCTGCTCACTGCGCCCGAATGAACGCCGCCCGGTATTGGTGTGCCGTGTCACTATTGCCGCTGATGGTGCGCTGGGTGATGACATTCAATTCTCAGCCGCTTGGGTAGAATCAAAAGCCAAGCTGGTCTATGACGAAGTGTCTGACTGGTTAGAGGGTCAGGGTGACTGGCAGCCGCAAAATGCTGATATTGCAGAACAAATCACATTACTGAAACGTGTTTGTGAAGCGCGCAGCAATTGGCGTCAGGCCCATGCACTGGTGTTTAAAGACCGGCCGGACTACCGCTTCCTATTGGGCGAAAAAGGCGAAGTGCTGGATATCATTGTGGAACATCGCCGCATTGCTAACCGCATTGTTGAAGAGTGCATGATTGCCGCCAACGTCTGCGCCGCTATTGCGCTGCGTGATAATCTTGGCTTTGGCATTTATAACGTGCATGCCGGATTTGATCCTGCGCTGGTTGAGCAAGCCGCCAATGTGTTGCAAGCCAATGGGGTGGAAGCCGATCCACAAGCGCTGCTGACTCTACCTGGTTTCTGTGAATTGCGCCGTCATCTTGATACCTTGCCGACCCAGTTCCTCGACAGCCGTATCCGTCGTTTCCAAACATTCGCTGAAATCAGTACAGTTCCTGGCCCCCACTTCGGTTTGGGGCTTGAAGCTTACGCCACCTGGACCTCGCCAATTCGTAAATACGGCGATATGGTCAATCATCGCCTGCTGAAAGCCATTATTACCGGCCAGCATGCAGAGAAGCCACAGGATGAAATCACGGTGCAATTAGCTGAACGCCGTCGGTTGAATCGCATGGCTGAACGCGATGTCGGGGATTGGTTGTATGCCCGTTACCTGCAACCTATGGCTGGCACAGATACCCGCTTCCCTGCGGAAATCATTGATGTCACCCGCGGTGGTCTACGCGTACGCTTACTGGATAACGGCGCAGTGGCCTTTATTCCGGCACCCTTTATTCACGCGGTACGTGATGAAATGGTATGCAGCCAGGAAACTGGCACCGTGCAGATCAAAGGTGAAACGGTCTACAGCCAGAACGATAAAATTGAAGTGCGCATTGCAGAAGTGCGAATGGAAACACGCAACGTGGTTGCCCGCCCAGTGGTTTGA